The Macrobrachium nipponense isolate FS-2020 chromosome 16, ASM1510439v2, whole genome shotgun sequence DNA window tatatatatatatatatagatatatatatatatatatatatatatatgcacaactgaacattacttaataggcCATTCGCccactttctaccttctcgcctttgtgttTGCCTCTCTCCTTTTGTCAAAAATAGATAATAACTTATTCAGTAGTGTCTatgcttctgtaccggtgagttctcgtttcgctttattttgctttgtgttcgcctttatatatacatatatatatatatatatattatatatatatatatatatatatattatataatatgaagtGTACCCATTTTAACATATCCAGTTATAAAGAGACCTCTTATGGTTTAAAAATTTCtgtcattaaaaaagaaacatgaaCATATATTTCAGAGCTTTTGTGGAGCATATAAAAGGCAAGACTAGGATTTTGAGTTTGTACTTCCTGGAGCATATTACTGAAGCTTTAGGAGATATACTGACCTCATGCATGTCTTTTATTGCTGTCTTCTGAAAAACATGGGATTCAGATGAGGCTGGATCGGGCTGAATGCTGCGTGGGGGCGGGCAGGATTTTGGTACCATCACACTGAAGGCCTTGGTGAAGTACGTTCTCTTTGCAGACGGATCTTAATACTGCTTGAGACTGTTCGAGGGCCGTTCAATACCCCACACAGTTGGCGAAATTAATATTGTAACGGAGTTATTGattatgaattatattttgaCTTCGAATTGTGCTGTCTGCAGTCTCCAACTTACGGTTCTACTGTTAGTATTGTTAGTATTACTGATATTACAGAAATGGGAAAGTTGTTATCTGAGTGACGCCAAATTAATCATGAGATTATTGAATAACATAAAAGTATTTCAAATGCCATCGCAAGAGTAACGTGAATGCTGCAAGTGCTTTACGTTGAAGTGTTCATTCAGGTAGACCATGAATTTTTCCAACATGGGATGATGCCGGTCGAAGTGGAAGTTCGCGCCGTTGACGAGATTGAATTCGGCCAATCCTATCACGTTCCTCAGTTCAGTCACGGGGGATATGCAGATCACGTCCAGATCGCTGTAGAATCCTCCGGCATGCCAAACCATAGCCTTGCGCATCATGTTGCTCAAATTAGCTGCCGGCCATTTCGCTGGAGGGCAGATTTAGTTAATGCGGCTTAAAAAACCATGCCAAAAGGTTCTTTCCAATTTTTTGGACTAGGATCTATGGAGGAGAATGTCCTCATTTAAAAGAGAAAGcagaaacaaatgaaatataacgataaacaaataaaaagaataggaGCAACAGTTTTGATGGGACTATAACTTATCCAAATGGCGTCAAGGCCTTGGCTACTATAACTCCAAGCCTTTGACCTGGGGAGCTCTGCCACAGGTCTCAGTGAACTTTGCTTGAGGCTTACTTGCATTGGAGTGCCAGGCGCCCGACCTGTATAATTCCTCCAAAGGTGTTCCCTCGAAAACGTCGTCCAGGTCCACTGTGACGAGTCTCAAGTTCTTGTACTTCTGGAGGAGGTGTTTCACCAGCCCATCGCTGAGGTCGACGACTGGGGAGGTCATTACGTACCATACTATTCCTTTAGGATTCTGTTGGGCCATGCTGGGGATTGagaagcatatatatacgtattatataattttttttattgaagttaatGACATTTTTCGTAGGTACTATCTATTTATCAAGACTGAATCAGTCTACGgtatacttctttttctcttcatgcGAGCTTCTCAGGAATAGGGATATTCCCGTTTACTTATTCTAGTCAACGGACTTTTTCCTCGCTCATCGACGACGTTCTTCAGGACTACATTACAAAGTGGCATGCAAGGTTTCTATTACTGCAAGCGGTCTTTTGAATTTTAAACAACGTCACTGGGGTGCTGCATTTCAGTTGGTCGGTGGTTCTCCTCTCATTGGTGGCCTGGGCAGCAGTGTAGGTATTCCTGGTGCTCCGTAGTACGCGCCCCTTGCCGCGGCTGGCAGCAAAGGACATGATTCCGGGCTCTGGTCGACAGTCTTGATTTGCTTCGTTGTCAGTAGTCGTGACTAGgctttttctgtcgctggtgtcTCCCTTTGGATTCTCATGGATGTCTTCTGGTTCCTTGGTGAAAGGTGGATGAAGTCCATGTTCTGCTGTATGTTTAATGTAGGCTGTTGTTGAATGATTTTCACGCTTCTGCTATTTGCAGTGTTTGGAACTGGGCTTTTCTTTGCACGTCCTCTGtgctttcaaattattttttggaTGACAGAACACCCCTGGACACGATTACCGTTAATGAAGCAAATTAGGACTATTGACCAGAGACTGGAATTGCGCCCTTGCTGCCCTTGCTACAAGCCGCGGCATCTGGTGCGTCCTACCGACCACCAGTGAGAGAATGAGACCCAccgaccaatagaaattcaggACCCTAATGACGTCGTGTTTAAAATTCAAAAGTTCGTATGCAGTAATAAAAACCTTGTAcgtcaatttgtaatttagtcctGAAGACGTCGCCGATGAGCGAGGAAACGGACCGTCGACCAGAATAAGTAAATGGGaagaatcttgaataatttttccttattctagaagagaaaaagaaaaagtatagaCTTATTCAAAGTCTTGATGAAGGGATATGTCATCAAAATTGcttaagagagagaatatggctaAATAGCTtatgtgtagatagatagatacatagaaagAATTTTACCCCAGTGAATAATTCAACCATCTACAGCAATgcatttgacaattttttttacttaaaatatgTCTATCAAACTAACTTCCTGTCCCTCTCTCTGCTATGAGATTGGGAGAGAGATTTTTTCATATGCTTCTTTTCTTGTAAACATCTTCAGTTTAATATAATTTCCTAATTGGAAATTCTCAGTAGAAATGTTTGACTAGTGAAACTTAATTTGACCCAGACCCTCACACAATGGACACCCTCAGGTAATGAAACATTGCGAATTCCCTCGTGCCAGAACAACCAACCATTCAATGGACACGTCGAAAATACCAGAACTAGATGTCAGCCACATTTCTGTACCTCTCCACACTGCACCAGAACCGGTAGTTGGGTTTCGAGTCGCAAGATGTCTCTATGAGGAAGATGTTAAAAGCCCCCTCTGCCTTCCACTCAGTCTCATTTCTGGAAAAGTATAGTgaatctttaaatgaatgtttcgTATTACATGAACAGTTAGGTTAAAGATTTTATCTTTCGTATGAAAAATggttaacttaaaattaatatttacagcTTTCAAGAATCTACGATTCCTCTTTTCAGTCTGATGTGGTGATGTTAACTTTGCTTGGTTTGGGTTTTGACGTTTTTACTTTGTCAGTAATTTTATGTCAGTAATTTTACATCACCGCGTCAGATTAAAAGGGAGAATCGTACAGGTTCTCGGAAGTTTTCCGTTTAGCTTTAATCTCAGATATacatgtacccatacataactggatttgtttctctaatcTATTTCTCAATAATAGTGCCGTGATGTGAAGTAACAACATGAATTTTTAACCAGGTATATGTTCGAATGTCACTTAGGGAGGaacatttcttcattaatttccttTCGTATGCCAAAGCATTCAGTGGAAACCAAATCCAAAATGTTCGAAGCAAAATCTGTGAATTATTGTGGATGCTGCAACGCAGAACTGTGTGTGGTTGCtagattttatataaaactttaactatTTCCAGAAGTGCCAGAACGTATGAGAGCAGTCACCTAAAGAAATTATTCAGCCTGAGGAGAGTAGAATCACCACTCTTGCTTTCGTGGGAACAAGAGACGCTTCCTTTACTATCCTAGACAGAGGACTCCTCCAATGAtattcttctgtattttttttgtttttgtgtgtgtcctTGGACTTCCTGGAATGGTGTCGAACTTCGCAGCATTCTGTTGATAGGCCTCGCAGCTTTATAGACGCCTGCAGGAAGGATGGAAGGGGAGGTTTTAAGTCTAAATTAGTTAAGCTGGGAATTTTGCTATCTGTAAGTTTCTTGTAGCGGGATGCGTCATTAAAAACTGCCTGGTGACGATAAGATGACGTTTTGTCTCATTAGAATGCAGCAGCTGCATAATGATAGTCATGAACTCTGGTTATGAACTTCgtgttggtatttttttttacttaaaccacATTGTGGGTCTGAGGTGACATTGGAATGGAAAGAAAACCCCatctttagaagaaaactgaaagaagtttttgtttgattctaATGAATGTTATAGAATCGATTAGACAAATAAATGAGTAGATATATGAATCACGAATCCAGTATTATTAgaagttaaatgtgtagtagttcACTTGTGTATGTACAAGATTGTATCACGCACGGACACACAGGAGACAGGACGCACTTGTTTGGTTCTAAGGCCACCATGTACCCAGAATAAAAATGCTTAAGTAGGTTAATCGCGAACATATGTATGAAATGTCCTGGCTACAGTCAACAAGTTTCAATCTCTGTCTGTTTGTTATTTGTGTCTCACTTAGTCCGAATTATTCTGGAATTCTTTTAACGCttctgtttttcttgtttttatgatttgtgTAACTTTCCTTCCTTTAAGAGACAGAAAGGTCCATCGCTTCCCTAAGTTTTAAACCCCAACTTTTTCCCTTCCCCTCTCCTTTTCCTGTCTCTTAGGCAGTGGGATAGATCGGAGGATATTTTGTGCTATGAGGTCAGCCTGACTAATTACTAAATCAGACAATGGAGACGTGTGCTTGTCCGCCCATTGTTGCACTTATGTGTTTCCCCTCTTCTTGGGTCCCGATATCAAGTACATTTATTCATTATGCATCTCTCCATTTTCCTATTCTCTGGTTACCCTCTTTACCCCACTCTTGCTAACGTTCGGTAATAACTATTCCCCGTTTACAAAAAGCTTTGCATTAAGACGTAAGAATAAAAAAGTTCTTACCGTGGGATGCGAAGGCGTAGATACTCACAAGGAACACAGAGGCAACGAAAAATCTTTTGAATTTCGTCACCCGAGAGAAGCTGCTCATTTTCTCGATGAAGTGTCGCGGTTTTGAATTTTTGGATGGCCTGCAATGAACGAATACTGACTGATATTTATGGTTTGCATCACTCATAAGTCATCGCTCCCTTTGATCAAGTGATCAGGTGATAAAGTGTTCattgagctgagagagagagagagagagagagagagagacctttatgaTTTACGACCGCCAACCACAGCTGTAGTCTGTCCATCACGCGTATTACGTTTTGCTCTAATCCCCCCTTCAGTAGGTTCATTACTTCAGTTTACGATTCTTCAGTAATATTACTGATTCTCTCACGGTAGGGAGGTAAAAAAGATGGAATGCATTATATACACGTAGCCCCAATCAGCAGACCGCAACGTCATCATGTCAGCTGTACCGTCGCCTCCAGAGAGATAATTGCACGATGTCTGTCGATCAGAAGTCCCGAACTTTTCAACAGCGGTAAAGAGAGATCTTAGTAGTATATGATTTTGTCATGAGGTATATTGTAGCGAACGGAACTTTTGAAGAAAATACTCCAAAGAAAACGCGTTCAGTTTCATCATTGCACTGGATTAGGTCACGACTGAAAACCGCAGACACGTGTAtttgtgcatatgtgtatataagagAATACCTCAGgataaataataggcagaaatccttACGGAGCACTTTCGTCcgtaatgagacattgtcgagcCACAAATGAGATAACCTACAATTGAAAACAAggttacaaagtaaacaaaaagatctaGAATACgtgatggttaattgtcaaagggtaaaaaatcaagagataatccgtatataattttatatatatatatatatatatatatatatatatataatatatatatatatatatatatatatatatagtatatatataaacttataacgtCTGTGGTTTTCTATCTTGATTTCATCCAGTGCATTTATGAATGTCCTGTGCATTTTTTAGGAACATTTTATTTAAGATGTGTGTAAACGTGGTgaatctgacacacacacacacacacacacaccacacacatatatatatatatatatacatattatatatatatatatatatatatatatgtgtgtgtgtgtgtgtgtgtgtggctgtaacTTTTGCCGTTAGCCATcactttttttaccttttcttgattgaaaatcaaatatatatatatatatatatatatatatatatatatatatatatatatattatatatatatatgatattatatataatatatacattatagatatgatatatatatatatatctatatatatatatatatataataatatcttgaaGTAGTaaaagtccacagttatgtaaaatgtgtattgaaaatacttaaaaagacaggagctttcgtctacttgatcagtagacctcatcagtcgtactgatttttcctttttaaaaattacaaaaagttaAGAAGGACAGGAAGgacgctggaaccgtctccaagggagataacaacaaaaacaaactatcccaatcatgttattccctcgttcaaatatctggccaaaagacgagccgatcgtcctggttgaactacctcctctgtgtgttcggctgttccctcgtccaaaacttctgcatcggcacctgcaatgggggttcttccttccaatgcctgggcaggagaaagagagagtggtgcaaacaacgtctgtactaatatttacagttttaagaacctaataatttaaaaatgtatcctcttgggtaaatgatttgtgaAAATCAAACACTTTTaagatattaataagagccccttcaactactctgcgtctacttacgttattatttttgtaaattactctcgctccttcccagtcaattacatgccctaactctaacgtgtgtctggcaactgaactatatttcgatcccatcctacatgatcgcttatgctcctctaatcttatacctaatcccctgcctgattccccaAATAACACTTATTACAacctttacacggtaccacgtaaaccccaacgtcacctttcctttctttttcataattcctaatcaactttgatttaaACGAGGTATTATACGTAAAAGCTAACTCCaacctattctgttttaataaatgttgcaccctttcctaactatgatgataagggagcggaatacactgactacttttgaattcatattacccggtcggtggattataaaagttttttctggccttggtaaacgcttggtcaatgAAATATTTTGGATATCCCAGTCTcctgaaaacctctcttatatgttccaTTTCCCTGTCTATgcactgtggatcacaaatccgaagccctctcgttaccatgttgacgattacatcagactttatacgttggctatggtaagaataaaaatgaatgtacagtTCTGCGTTGgcgtcttttctgtatacactaaatgtaaatttaaaagtaatagggttatggtgaaccagaacgtcaGAAATGGTAAATTATTTTCGACCTTAAATttaactgaaaagttaatggatggcatcaagttattaacaaattctaaaaaacggttaaactgaataacgctacctttataaatcaaaaagatatcgtcaacatagaAAAGTattaatgtcctcaggacaacggctaactaaatcagcttcaaatAATTCCATGCACCAATTAGCCAACACTGGAGACaatggtgaccccatagctattccgaagttttgtTGGTAACCCTGCCCTCTGAAACTAAATACAGTTGAGCCAACgcaaagcttaatcaaatcaattaaaatgtcaacaggaatttgtggattaaaggtaccctccctttctttttccttgagtttggttaaaacgaaatctaatgggacatttgtaaataatgcattaacgtctaaactaatcattttaccctCGCAATGGCCTATATTCCGTATTCTTTCTTTTCAATAAAGTCTGATGAATGACGCAATGAGAAGGGAGAGGAACCGAAGTTTACCCAAGAAATTACTCAGAAATCGTAGCTAACCATTTAGCCAACTTTGGCTGAGGAGCACCACACGTTGACACTGTGGGTCTCAATGGGCACCCCGGTTTGTGTGCTTTACGTATGCCATAAAAATACGAAAGGAACGGATTCTTATCAGAAGTCATTTTAAGTAAACGTATCACGCAAAATCTCTGTCCAAATAACCCGGCTGCTGATAGCCTTAAGCTGTCTATTAAATTCTCTCTGTATCTCACCAATCGAAGGAATCGATACAAGCttcgtatatgtattttcatcatcCAGCAATCTAAAAATCTTATTGTTGTAATCATCAATGTTTATAATAACAACTGCCCCACCCTTAACTGACTTCAtgatttaactttactttatttctACCCAACCTGCTAATCGCATCTCTGTGTCAGTGGGGGGTAACACTGTTTTTGTGGTTCAGTAACACAGGCTGCCAAACatccctttaaaaaattaatttgagaatCCTGATTTTGATAATTGAACCTATTAATAATGCTTAGTCCTTCTTCACCTAAAAAATTATCCCC harbors:
- the LOC135195231 gene encoding lactosylceramide 4-alpha-galactosyltransferase-like codes for the protein MAQQNPKGIVWYVMTSPVVDLSDGLVKHLLQKYKNLRLVTVDLDDVFEGTPLEELYRSGAWHSNATKWPAANLSNMMRKAMVWHAGGFYSDLDVICISPVTELRNVIGLAEFNLVNGANFHFDRHHPMLEKFMVYLNEHFNRFPGSYVIHVWNRNSRFLPTVKDGGTIYDEASKRFCPFSRELATKKSKIY